AACTTGATCCCAGATACTATTTTAGTCAACATATCAGttggattgtctttggtatcgatcttcacaagtagaatgtcttcttcttcaagaatttctctcacaaagtgaAATCATACGTCTTTGCTAGGTTCATTATTTCCTTCCCTTCAGCATCCCTTTCATATACGCGGCTTAACACATTTTCATGGAAGTCTTCTATACTTTTAATGAGTGTATTATTGAGTTACAGTGTAGATTCTTGGCATTCGCTCCCACTTCTATCAGAAAAGTATTTTTTTCCTTTGTCCGCTCCTGACGTCTGTCCACCTGTTGTTGGTTGccgtggtggtggaggaggtggtggaggaggtAGTGGTGTAGCTAGGAAGTGGTTAACCTTTGCTTGTCTAATCATTCTTAATATGATTCGTTGCATGTTCTTGCAGTTATTCGTTGTGTGGCCATGGAAACGATGATAAGCGCAGAATTctttacttattttttcagatggTGGTTCTTGCCCTAGATTAGGTGGTGGCGTTATCTACTCCATTAATATAACAGCTTCCCAGACTTTATCCACTGTTGTGTTAAGAGGTGGCATCCTGATCTCCTCATGGACTCTGTAGTTCGCACCTTGATTGTAATACCTCATATTTCCTCCATATCCGTCTCCATGATTGTCGTATCTTGCGATTTTGTTGTTTCCTCCATGATTATTATATTGCCTCTTTCTGTATTCTTGCTCATACATTTTTTGGTCTCTGCTACTCATGGCTACCTGCTTTTGTTGGTCTTATACGATTAATTTCTCTTTGCTTCCCTGCGAACTGCTCGCAACAGCATTCGTCATCCTTGGTAATAGACTTGCATTTCCTATCTTTTCGCTCGCGACTGGAACCGGGTAGGAGTACATATCTCTCTCCTTTTCTTCAAGAGCGATATACTCTTCCTGGTATTCGCATAGCTCCGACATCGTTATTCTGTCTTTCATCCTGAATATCTGTGTAAACAATAAGTTAGTGGGAAACAATGCATTGATGAATGCTAAGATAAGATTTCTTTCATTGACTCGCCCTACCATTTCACTAATCATTGTCCTCCATATATTGGTCATATCTCGCAGACTTTCATTCGTTCTCCTTCGTAGGCTGAATGCTTTCTCAATTCATGGTCTTTGCATAATGTTGTTGATGTATTGTCCCAAGAACAAACTCTGCAAGTGCTCGAATGATTTATTGAACCTACTGGTAATCCATCTAACTAATTCAACGCTTCTCCTGCGAGGCTCGCTGGAAAATATTTGCATAGGACCGCGTT
This is a stretch of genomic DNA from Papaver somniferum cultivar HN1 chromosome 1, ASM357369v1, whole genome shotgun sequence. It encodes these proteins:
- the LOC113275848 gene encoding actin cytoskeleton-regulatory complex protein pan1-like, producing MLRKQNERDIATQEHAINEMERQRERRGDEERQELEEAIRQSRHENTFRKARLKRPRQQQEDIFLNSEILREIAELRELVTKGKDGGRRQLEEAARTPFARRIQLVTIFRMKDRITMSELCEYQEEYIALEEKERDMYSYPVPVASEKIGNASLLPRMTNAVASSSQGSKEKLIITPPPNLGQEPPSEKISKEFCAYHRFHGHTTNNCKNMQRIILRMIRQAKVNHFLATPLPPPPPPPPPRQPTTGGQTSGADKGKKYFSDRSGSECQESTLYKGRQELLNSSQVYGVPTPPPPPPPPPPHGSDTCYPSPTPPLITKQDNPNNV